Proteins co-encoded in one Alcanivorax sp. genomic window:
- a CDS encoding EVE domain-containing protein — MNHAIWLLKTEPDTFSLHDLENAAEQTTGWDGVRNYQARNRLRDDMREGDRVLFYHSSCATPAIVGEALITRAGYPDPTQFLPEHPAYDDRSTRESPRWFQVDIRFIRHYPNPVTLKQLKQDPEFADMELIVRPRLSVQKVTDRQYQLIQTLCQPMDVPA, encoded by the coding sequence TTGAACCACGCCATCTGGTTACTCAAGACAGAACCCGACACCTTCAGCCTGCATGATCTGGAAAATGCAGCGGAGCAGACCACCGGCTGGGACGGAGTGAGAAATTACCAGGCCCGCAACCGGCTGCGTGACGACATGCGGGAAGGCGACAGGGTACTTTTTTATCATTCCAGCTGTGCCACCCCAGCCATTGTTGGTGAAGCACTGATCACCCGGGCCGGCTATCCGGACCCCACCCAATTCCTTCCCGAACACCCGGCCTATGATGATCGCAGCACACGCGAATCTCCGCGCTGGTTTCAGGTGGATATCCGTTTTATTCGCCATTACCCCAACCCTGTCACCCTGAAACAACTGAAACAGGATCCGGAGTTTGCCGATATGGAATTGATTGTCCGCCCTCGCCTGTCTGTTCAGAAGGTTACGGACCGCCAGTATCAACTCATCCAGACGCTATGCCAGCCCATGGATGTACCTGCATAG